One Candidatus Desulfatibia profunda genomic region harbors:
- a CDS encoding response regulator, translating into MMEKKINALELENKLLRDQIQGIQGRFEEKIAELSMVREIGQALFHISSFKKTCQHILDVIIHNTRAQNCSIMLFDHKKRRLFLVCASDPEKRAYVLKPEKVFSKQGVRYLFNLGQGAAGQALLEKRSVLIQNAKESEYFLSRDNSKVTIGSLISIPLMIGGKRFGVINLSHRENNVFEKNDIYLFNVISNFVAIMVYSTLQYEKLRDSEQKYRILAESSNDGIAIIQAGMHVYANPKYEEITGYGFEELTKIAFEALLDNTTDYTDFRTIQSLLEDGASGRHLEVRLRGKNRIMRDVEINFSSIHHSGEKAVILSVRDLTERKALEKQLIHSQKMEAIGTLAGGVAHDLNNILSGLVSYPELLLMDIPENSPLKGPILTIKKSGEKAAAIVQDLLNLARRGVVVNEVVNLNNVVLEYLTSPEHDKMKYYHCGVQVETDLDTSLFNVQGSPVHLSKMVMNLVSNAAEAMPSGGKIILATENRYLDRSLIKNEAAPPGDYVVFSVSDPGTGISSADMERIFEPFYTKKAMGKSGTGLGMTVVWSTVKDHKGFIEIQSTYGKGTTFTLYIPATRKKPDSDKRQISIKDYMGNGKSVLVVDDVEEQRNLTCNILEKLGYAVKAVSSGEEAVDYMKKHSADLLILDMIMDPGIDGLETYKRILEFHSGQKAIIVSGFSETDRAKEALSLGAGCYLRKPFSIEKIGLAVRAELDR; encoded by the coding sequence ATGATGGAGAAAAAGATTAACGCTTTAGAACTGGAGAACAAGCTTCTCCGTGATCAGATCCAGGGCATTCAAGGCCGATTCGAGGAGAAGATCGCCGAGCTCTCCATGGTCCGCGAGATTGGGCAGGCCCTTTTTCATATCAGCAGTTTCAAAAAAACATGTCAACACATTCTTGACGTCATTATCCATAATACTCGCGCTCAGAATTGCTCGATCATGCTGTTTGATCATAAGAAGCGTCGACTCTTCCTCGTCTGCGCCAGCGACCCCGAAAAAAGAGCTTATGTGCTGAAACCTGAAAAGGTGTTTTCAAAGCAGGGTGTCCGATACCTCTTCAATTTGGGGCAAGGCGCTGCCGGGCAGGCATTGCTGGAAAAGAGGAGTGTTCTCATCCAGAATGCAAAAGAGTCCGAATATTTTTTATCCCGCGATAACAGCAAGGTAACGATTGGCAGCCTTATCTCCATTCCCCTGATGATCGGAGGAAAACGTTTTGGGGTCATCAACCTCAGTCACAGGGAGAACAATGTTTTTGAAAAAAACGACATCTACCTGTTCAACGTGATATCGAACTTTGTGGCCATCATGGTGTACAGCACCCTCCAATATGAGAAATTGCGCGATAGTGAACAAAAATATCGGATCCTGGCTGAAAGTTCAAACGACGGTATCGCCATTATTCAGGCGGGGATGCACGTCTACGCCAATCCCAAATATGAAGAGATAACGGGCTACGGATTTGAAGAACTTACCAAGATAGCATTCGAAGCTCTTTTGGACAACACAACCGATTATACGGATTTCCGCACAATCCAGTCCCTCTTAGAGGACGGGGCTTCCGGCAGACACCTCGAAGTTCGATTGCGCGGTAAGAACAGGATAATGAGAGACGTAGAGATCAATTTTTCATCAATTCACCACAGCGGGGAAAAGGCCGTAATCCTGTCGGTCAGAGACCTTACAGAGCGAAAAGCTCTGGAAAAACAGCTCATCCATTCCCAAAAGATGGAAGCCATCGGCACACTTGCCGGAGGAGTGGCCCATGACCTGAACAATATTTTGTCCGGTTTGGTCAGTTATCCCGAGCTTCTGCTTATGGATATTCCGGAGAACAGCCCTTTGAAGGGGCCCATCTTGACCATAAAGAAGTCGGGAGAAAAGGCTGCAGCGATTGTGCAGGATCTACTGAATCTTGCCAGGAGAGGCGTTGTCGTCAACGAAGTGGTTAACTTGAATAATGTCGTATTGGAATACTTGACGAGTCCCGAACATGACAAGATGAAATACTATCATTGCGGCGTTCAGGTGGAAACAGACCTCGATACCAGCCTGTTTAACGTTCAAGGATCTCCGGTCCATCTGTCCAAGATGGTCATGAACCTGGTTTCCAATGCTGCGGAAGCCATGCCCTCGGGAGGCAAAATCATCCTGGCCACCGAAAACCGTTACCTGGACCGATCCCTGATCAAGAATGAAGCTGCACCGCCCGGGGACTATGTTGTTTTCTCTGTTTCTGATCCAGGCACAGGGATTTCATCTGCGGACATGGAGAGAATCTTTGAGCCGTTCTATACAAAAAAAGCCATGGGAAAGAGCGGAACAGGATTGGGAATGACCGTGGTCTGGAGTACGGTAAAGGACCATAAAGGTTTCATCGAGATACAGAGCACCTATGGAAAAGGAACCACTTTTACGCTCTATATCCCGGCAACGCGAAAGAAACCGGACAGTGACAAGCGGCAAATCTCCATAAAAGATTATATGGGAAACGGCAAGTCCGTTCTGGTTGTAGATGATGTGGAGGAGCAGCGTAATTTGACCTGTAACATACTTGAAAAATTGGGTTACGCCGTGAAAGCAGTTTCCAGCGGAGAAGAAGCGGTCGATTACATGAAAAAACACTCTGCCGATCTTTTGATTCTGGATATGATCATGGA
- a CDS encoding Crp/Fnr family transcriptional regulator, whose translation MLKKFPLFAGLSDDHLTRLKGISRQILVKKGSILFAPGDASQGFYAVRDGAVRIYRVSSGGKEITLEIAETRSTFAEASLFSDVYHCYAEALKDSTVYLVRKDAFLEMIQKDIRFAARWMHILSLEIIHLRQRIEELSLKSPRARIVSYILLLSEVQNTPSIKLPVHRKSIATLLGMTHETFYRTANSLENEGMVRFDGQKVEIVNRLLLENVIE comes from the coding sequence ATGCTAAAAAAATTCCCGCTTTTTGCCGGTCTTTCTGACGATCACTTGACCCGGTTGAAAGGGATTTCCCGGCAAATTCTTGTTAAAAAGGGATCCATCCTTTTTGCTCCCGGGGATGCGTCGCAGGGCTTCTATGCGGTTCGCGACGGGGCTGTGCGTATCTACAGGGTCTCCTCCGGAGGAAAGGAGATCACCCTGGAGATTGCCGAAACCAGAAGCACCTTTGCGGAGGCGAGTCTTTTTTCGGATGTTTACCATTGTTATGCGGAAGCTTTGAAGGACAGTACGGTCTATCTGGTACGAAAAGATGCATTCCTGGAAATGATTCAAAAGGACATCCGGTTTGCTGCCAGGTGGATGCATATCCTCTCCCTTGAGATCATCCACCTCAGGCAGCGCATCGAAGAGCTTTCCCTAAAATCTCCCAGGGCGCGAATCGTGAGCTACATTCTGCTGCTGTCGGAGGTACAGAACACCCCTTCTATCAAACTCCCGGTACATCGAAAATCCATCGCGACGCTTCTCGGAATGACGCATGAGACATTCTATCGAACGGCAAATAGCCTTGAAAATGAAGGGATGGTACGGTTCGACGGGCAAAAGGTTGAAATCGTGAACCGTCTTTTGCTGGAAAATGTGATTGAGTGA
- a CDS encoding HDOD domain-containing protein: MVSKLKDKIEDLVRNKKTQLPTLPMVVDKVLNAAIDEKTSSKDLSGFINNDQALANKILRLSNSAYYGQMKQVDTIQRAITVVGFNEIIGLTIGMSVFSAFKQNPVHEVFDIRDLWLHSVGCATAAKEIGMKTGMKADEKLFLNGLLHDMGKVIFVVYFPKEYKAVLEDAGKNETVLFLKEKEILGIDHAVLSGLLMERWNFPESLVYPCRFHHDPTDCPQPYRYQATIVGLADFLCHQAGIGSSGNSVPDIPKTTARELRLSEKDLKELLQVLKKKRSSIQEFFELIK, from the coding sequence ATGGTATCGAAATTAAAAGATAAGATCGAAGACCTGGTGCGCAACAAAAAGACGCAGTTGCCTACCCTGCCCATGGTCGTGGATAAGGTTTTGAATGCGGCCATCGACGAAAAGACTTCCAGTAAAGATCTGTCCGGTTTCATCAACAATGACCAGGCCTTGGCCAACAAAATCCTCAGACTATCCAATTCAGCCTACTACGGCCAGATGAAACAGGTTGACACCATTCAACGGGCCATAACGGTCGTTGGTTTCAATGAAATCATCGGCTTAACCATTGGAATGAGTGTTTTTTCAGCGTTCAAGCAGAACCCTGTTCATGAAGTCTTTGATATAAGAGATTTGTGGCTTCACTCTGTCGGGTGTGCCACAGCAGCCAAAGAAATCGGCATGAAAACAGGCATGAAAGCGGATGAGAAACTATTTTTAAACGGGCTTCTCCACGACATGGGTAAAGTCATTTTCGTGGTATACTTTCCTAAGGAGTATAAAGCTGTGCTGGAGGACGCGGGAAAAAACGAGACTGTTTTATTTCTCAAAGAAAAAGAGATTCTGGGTATCGACCATGCTGTTCTATCAGGACTTTTAATGGAAAGATGGAATTTTCCTGAAAGCCTCGTTTATCCATGCCGCTTTCATCACGATCCGACGGACTGTCCCCAGCCCTACCGATACCAAGCCACGATTGTAGGGCTTGCTGATTTTCTATGTCATCAGGCCGGTATTGGATCTAGCGGAAATTCCGTGCCTGATATACCGAAAACCACCGCCCGGGAGCTAAGGCTTTCTGAAAAAGACCTGAAGGAACTTCTACAGGTCTTGAAAAAGAAACGTTCAAGTATCCAAGAATTCTTCGAATTGATAAAATAA
- a CDS encoding winged helix-turn-helix transcriptional regulator has translation METKQAELFKVLGVESRIKIIELLKQKGPLGANEMSEILGITPSAVSQHLKILKHAGLVRNERKGYWIPYEINPAALEKCGDLLSSICTCGCEGTGKFREAELEKSGDKVALLRKYERELEEEIKKVRAQIETLE, from the coding sequence ATGGAAACTAAACAAGCCGAATTATTTAAAGTTTTGGGGGTGGAGTCACGTATAAAGATCATCGAACTGTTGAAGCAGAAAGGCCCGTTAGGCGCAAACGAGATGTCCGAGATACTGGGGATTACGCCTTCAGCCGTTTCCCAACATCTTAAGATTCTCAAACATGCCGGATTGGTTCGAAATGAGCGCAAGGGTTATTGGATACCTTATGAGATAAACCCGGCTGCTTTGGAAAAATGCGGGGATTTATTATCCAGCATTTGCACCTGCGGCTGCGAAGGAACTGGAAAGTTCCGCGAGGCTGAGCTCGAAAAGTCCGGGGACAAAGTTGCCCTTTTAAGAAAATACGAGCGCGAGCTTGAGGAGGAAATTAAAAAAGTTCGGGCTCAAATCGAAACGCTGGAATAA
- a CDS encoding sulfurtransferase TusA family protein, giving the protein MITEKHNRKPTQSEDKRIITLDVKGLYCPMPVLKTRKMFDSLKIGDILQVITNAPATESDLQNWARSTGQKIVGIQRQDSEISFSIEKIRAIS; this is encoded by the coding sequence ATGATTACTGAAAAACACAACAGGAAGCCTACACAGAGTGAAGATAAAAGAATTATAACTCTGGATGTGAAAGGATTGTATTGTCCCATGCCGGTTTTGAAAACAAGGAAAATGTTCGATTCATTGAAGATTGGAGATATACTGCAAGTTATAACAAACGCTCCGGCGACTGAATCCGATCTTCAAAATTGGGCTAGGTCCACCGGACAAAAAATTGTTGGTATACAAAGGCAGGACTCGGAGATTTCTTTTTCTATCGAAAAAATTAGAGCAATTTCATGA
- a CDS encoding DsrE family protein, whose translation MEPKKKFLYVQTSSVETPERTYAPFILGLTAIAMGMDASIFFGIKGVTIAQRGKAEKINLPQPFGSLKGAIEQAREAGVTFLVCEESARMLGIDLDKGLIDGAKVVGAATLNTLVMESDAVMYF comes from the coding sequence ATGGAGCCTAAAAAGAAATTTCTATATGTTCAAACAAGCAGTGTTGAAACACCGGAGCGAACATACGCACCTTTCATCCTTGGGCTTACCGCCATCGCAATGGGTATGGATGCTTCTATATTCTTTGGAATAAAAGGGGTCACTATTGCTCAACGGGGCAAAGCCGAAAAGATCAATTTGCCCCAGCCTTTTGGCTCGTTGAAAGGGGCAATCGAGCAGGCCAGGGAAGCCGGTGTCACTTTTCTCGTCTGTGAAGAGAGTGCGCGAATGCTTGGTATCGACCTCGATAAAGGATTGATTGATGGCGCTAAAGTAGTCGGCGCGGCAACCCTGAATACACTCGTTATGGAGTCTGATGCCGTTATGTACTTTTAA
- the plsY gene encoding glycerol-3-phosphate 1-O-acyltransferase PlsY, protein MLKFLVLPFLAYLLGSIPWGLVLTRMFTSVDIRQHGSGNIGATNVKRVAGSTLGMLTLAGDVLKGAVPVWLAVTLAGPSSVWGQMYISVVALAAFGGHLYPVFLKFKSGGKGVATAAGCFFAISPAAGIVAMLVFIMVVCWWERVSAGSLAAAAALPVAVWEASQSRVLTGCAVVTAICIYIRHKDNIKRLLAGTEPKIGE, encoded by the coding sequence ATGTTGAAATTTCTTGTCCTTCCTTTTTTGGCATACCTGTTGGGGTCTATTCCCTGGGGTTTGGTTTTGACCCGTATGTTTACATCCGTTGATATCCGGCAGCACGGCAGCGGTAACATCGGTGCCACCAACGTCAAACGCGTCGCCGGTTCAACCCTGGGGATGCTGACCCTTGCCGGGGATGTGCTCAAAGGTGCTGTTCCGGTCTGGCTGGCGGTAACCCTGGCCGGTCCGAGTTCGGTCTGGGGCCAGATGTATATTTCAGTTGTGGCCCTGGCTGCCTTTGGCGGACACCTTTATCCGGTGTTTTTAAAATTCAAAAGCGGCGGAAAAGGGGTTGCCACTGCGGCCGGCTGCTTTTTTGCGATTTCGCCGGCGGCGGGCATTGTCGCCATGCTGGTCTTTATCATGGTTGTCTGCTGGTGGGAGCGAGTCTCGGCGGGGTCGCTTGCGGCCGCGGCCGCCCTGCCGGTGGCTGTTTGGGAGGCGTCCCAATCAAGGGTCCTCACCGGATGTGCCGTTGTCACCGCGATATGCATCTATATTCGCCACAAGGACAATATCAAACGGCTGTTGGCCGGAACCGAACCGAAAATAGGGGAATAG
- a CDS encoding Smr/MutS family protein, giving the protein MKPVKIPIQDILDLHTFQPRDVPDLLDEYLAACVEKHIFSVRIVHGKGKGILKKRVQELLEKHPLVSSFRDAPLEAGGWGATLVELKP; this is encoded by the coding sequence ATGAAACCCGTAAAAATACCGATCCAAGACATCCTTGATCTGCACACCTTTCAACCCCGGGACGTCCCGGACCTTTTGGACGAATACCTGGCTGCCTGCGTTGAAAAACACATCTTTTCTGTCCGGATCGTTCACGGCAAGGGCAAGGGCATACTGAAAAAAAGGGTTCAGGAACTTTTAGAGAAACATCCCCTGGTATCGTCTTTCCGGGATGCACCCCTTGAAGCCGGCGGGTGGGGGGCCACGCTGGTCGAGCTCAAACCCTAA
- a CDS encoding methionine aminotransferase, with translation MKIHSKLPHTATTIFTVMSALASEHKALNLSQGFPDFDVDPDLLELVAKYMRAGYNQYAPMQGVPELRERIAEKTQQLYNAVYDPATEITVTSGATEALFAAITAVVQTNDEVIVMEPAFDCYVPAIRLNGGIPVFVKYRFPDYRIDWDDVQRAITSKTRLMILNSPHNPTGAVLSGEDISALKRTVRDTDVLLVSDEVYEHIIFDDRIHESICRHPELAQRSFVISSFGKTYHTTGWKIGYCLAPEPLSAEFQRVHQFLTFASNTPIQHAYAEFMQKKDAYLALSEFYQNKRDKFLALIEPSRFKALPCRGTYFQMLDYSAISNEPDMQFAKRLTIRHGVASIPPSVFYHDNKDHRVLRFCFAKKDETLERAAEKLCAI, from the coding sequence ATGAAAATCCATTCCAAACTCCCGCACACCGCTACAACCATCTTCACGGTCATGTCGGCCCTGGCCAGCGAACACAAGGCCTTAAATCTATCCCAGGGATTTCCGGACTTCGACGTAGATCCCGATCTTCTGGAGCTGGTGGCCAAATACATGCGGGCCGGATATAACCAGTACGCGCCGATGCAGGGGGTGCCGGAGCTGCGTGAAAGGATCGCGGAAAAAACACAGCAGCTCTACAACGCCGTTTACGATCCGGCAACGGAAATCACCGTGACCTCCGGGGCCACCGAAGCTTTGTTTGCGGCCATCACCGCCGTCGTTCAAACAAATGATGAGGTTATCGTGATGGAGCCGGCCTTTGACTGCTACGTGCCGGCCATCCGGCTCAACGGCGGCATCCCCGTATTTGTAAAGTATCGTTTCCCGGATTATCGCATCGACTGGGACGATGTTCAGCGTGCAATCACCTCAAAAACCAGGCTGATGATATTAAACTCGCCCCATAACCCGACCGGTGCCGTCTTATCGGGCGAAGATATATCGGCACTGAAACGGACCGTCCGGGATACGGATGTGCTGCTTGTCAGTGACGAGGTTTACGAGCATATTATTTTCGATGACCGGATTCACGAAAGCATCTGCCGCCATCCGGAACTTGCCCAAAGAAGCTTTGTCATCAGCTCTTTCGGCAAAACGTACCATACCACCGGGTGGAAGATCGGGTACTGCCTGGCGCCGGAACCGTTATCGGCAGAGTTCCAAAGGGTGCATCAGTTTCTGACCTTTGCTTCGAACACCCCGATTCAGCATGCCTATGCGGAATTTATGCAGAAAAAGGATGCTTATCTTGCGCTCTCGGAATTTTATCAAAACAAGCGCGACAAGTTTTTGGCGTTGATTGAACCGTCGCGTTTTAAAGCGCTGCCTTGCCGCGGCACCTACTTTCAAATGCTCGATTACTCAGCCATCAGCAATGAACCTGATATGCAGTTCGCCAAACGCCTGACCATCCGGCACGGGGTCGCTTCGATCCCGCCGTCGGTGTTTTATCATGATAACAAAGACCATCGGGTGCTTCGATTCTGCTTTGCCAAAAAAGATGAAACCCTGGAAAGGGCTGCGGAAAAACTATGCGCGATTTAA
- a CDS encoding MFS transporter, which translates to MQAADARKMILVLGMMAFWCNGDNYAAAPLLVEIARDLHLDISEAALSVIAYMLPFGLFTLIFGPRADRFGKARVINLAAFGTAVFSTLGAAAFDLASLSVIRAVNGAFAAAILPVTMSLIGDRFGHDPKEVQNALGKVLGMMFLGGASATAIGGTLAYLGSWRLVYLVYGIAELVTAFVMLRVLEKEPGTVARMNIRTAYQDAFANPALLKTVSIIFLVGASVFGSFTYAGKFVEIRTGYNILLVGLILSFFGLATVAGGRKAGVLRQKFGNKLLLAAGAFAGMAWALMSAWHSPVLLSLSLAGFGLGFIMIQPTLIATAQQLMPARRGTVMSLASFNMFVGGGIGTFINGKVLDAWGFEPIFIFAAALILLAGIIATVLLQKIAPVLPPRMQP; encoded by the coding sequence ATGCAAGCCGCGGATGCCCGGAAAATGATTCTGGTCTTGGGGATGATGGCCTTCTGGTGCAACGGAGACAACTATGCGGCTGCACCGCTGCTTGTCGAGATCGCCAGGGACCTTCATCTTGACATCAGCGAGGCGGCGCTTTCGGTGATTGCGTACATGCTGCCCTTTGGGCTGTTCACCCTCATTTTCGGTCCTCGCGCCGACCGCTTCGGAAAAGCCAGGGTCATAAACCTGGCTGCCTTTGGAACGGCCGTTTTCAGCACCCTTGGCGCGGCCGCGTTCGATCTCGCCTCCCTCAGCGTCATCCGGGCCGTGAACGGCGCTTTTGCCGCAGCCATTCTTCCGGTGACCATGTCTCTGATCGGCGACCGCTTCGGTCATGATCCCAAAGAGGTTCAAAATGCTTTGGGCAAAGTTTTGGGTATGATGTTCCTCGGGGGCGCATCCGCTACGGCCATCGGGGGGACACTGGCGTATCTGGGCTCCTGGAGGCTCGTGTATCTGGTTTACGGGATTGCCGAGCTTGTTACCGCCTTTGTCATGCTGCGAGTCCTGGAGAAAGAGCCGGGGACCGTCGCCAGGATGAATATCAGGACTGCCTACCAGGATGCATTTGCCAATCCCGCTTTATTGAAGACCGTAAGCATCATTTTCCTCGTGGGCGCTTCCGTTTTCGGAAGTTTCACCTATGCCGGGAAATTCGTGGAGATCAGGACGGGGTATAACATCCTTCTGGTGGGCCTGATCCTCTCGTTTTTCGGCCTGGCTACGGTTGCGGGCGGGAGGAAGGCAGGTGTACTGAGGCAGAAGTTCGGGAACAAACTCCTTTTAGCTGCCGGTGCCTTCGCCGGCATGGCTTGGGCGCTCATGAGCGCCTGGCATTCGCCGGTGCTCCTTTCTCTTTCGCTGGCAGGGTTTGGCCTGGGGTTCATCATGATTCAACCGACCCTTATCGCAACCGCCCAGCAACTCATGCCTGCAAGACGGGGTACGGTCATGTCGCTGGCGTCCTTCAACATGTTCGTTGGCGGCGGGATCGGTACATTTATCAACGGAAAGGTTCTTGATGCATGGGGTTTCGAACCGATCTTCATATTTGCAGCGGCCCTTATCCTTCTGGCAGGCATCATCGCCACAGTTCTTCTGCAAAAGATCGCACCGGTTCTCCCTCCCCGGATGCAACCCTGA
- a CDS encoding acyl-CoA dehydrogenase family protein — MEHKTDRFGDDKEVRRLAEQIANERIAPDASERDLNHTFPWDAIRILAEAGILGVAVSEDYGGFGGGRVSFASVVQEISKACASTALVLVSHAIAAKAIELAADKAVAKRWLPEMVKGQSLGAFAVHEPDSGSNAGAITTRAMKDGNHYIVNGSKFFITSAGEANLYLVLVKTDPEKGPQGMSTILVEKDTPGLSFGRSEDKMGMTSTSSREMFFSDCRIPIGNLIGKEGEGTQVIGKAVVGWGFFGAAAISVGIADSAVTLSVKHAKERTIAGHPIGIHQAVQFLIADIILGKEAAESLLVTCAARADSAPDTAAINGFKAKLFASETAVDVYQSDTGHGRSWVLSRLRG, encoded by the coding sequence ATGGAACACAAGACGGACCGTTTCGGAGACGACAAAGAAGTACGAAGACTTGCCGAGCAAATCGCCAATGAGCGCATAGCACCTGATGCCTCAGAGCGCGACCTGAACCACACTTTTCCCTGGGATGCCATTCGCATTTTAGCGGAAGCCGGTATATTGGGCGTGGCCGTTTCCGAAGACTATGGCGGTTTTGGAGGCGGACGAGTTAGTTTCGCCTCTGTAGTGCAAGAGATATCGAAAGCATGCGCTTCGACTGCCCTTGTTTTAGTCTCCCATGCGATAGCGGCAAAGGCAATCGAGCTTGCTGCGGACAAGGCGGTGGCCAAAAGGTGGCTTCCGGAAATGGTGAAGGGCCAATCTCTTGGAGCATTTGCCGTTCATGAACCTGACAGTGGCAGCAACGCCGGAGCCATAACGACTCGGGCAATGAAAGATGGTAATCATTATATCGTGAACGGTTCTAAATTCTTCATTACCTCAGCCGGAGAAGCCAACCTCTATCTGGTTCTTGTCAAGACCGATCCCGAAAAGGGTCCACAGGGAATGAGCACCATCCTTGTTGAAAAGGATACTCCCGGCCTTTCTTTTGGTCGCTCCGAAGATAAAATGGGCATGACAAGCACTTCATCAAGGGAAATGTTTTTTAGCGATTGCAGAATTCCCATTGGTAACCTCATAGGTAAAGAAGGCGAAGGAACGCAGGTTATCGGCAAGGCGGTCGTTGGCTGGGGGTTTTTCGGAGCTGCCGCCATATCCGTGGGTATCGCCGATTCCGCTGTGACGCTTTCGGTTAAGCATGCCAAAGAGAGAACGATTGCAGGCCACCCCATTGGTATTCATCAAGCCGTTCAATTTTTAATAGCTGATATTATTCTTGGGAAAGAAGCCGCGGAATCTTTGCTGGTGACATGTGCTGCGCGAGCGGATTCAGCGCCAGACACGGCCGCTATCAACGGATTCAAGGCCAAGCTTTTCGCGTCCGAGACGGCTGTAGATGTGTATCAAAGCGATACAGGTCATGGGCGGTCATGGGTACTGTCGCGATTACGTGGTTGA
- a CDS encoding acyl-CoA/acyl-ACP dehydrogenase — protein sequence MGGHGYCRDYVVERLFRDARGLMLHFKTSEWLRQDVAKAALGL from the coding sequence ATGGGCGGTCATGGGTACTGTCGCGATTACGTGGTTGAACGGCTTTTTCGTGACGCCCGCGGCCTGATGCTCCACTTCAAGACCTCCGAATGGCTCCGTCAAGATGTTGCCAAAGCGGCACTGGGATTGTGA
- a CDS encoding amidohydrolase: MRDLKVTIIQSELAWEDIAANLAAFDRKIDAIREETHLIILPEMFTTGFSMKAAKLAQGMNGSAVQWLQQKSRQMHADIVGSVIIKDNGLFLNRLLWAKPDSRLITYDKRHLFRMLGEEKVYSAGDKTVTVDLQGWKIRPFICYDLRFPAWTRNISNRFDMAIFVANWPERRALHWKALLLARAIENQCYVIGVNRVGTDGNGLTYRGDSSIIDPAGKILFQKEYKDCMYTAVLSHNELRAYRESFPAWMDADTDLVQIPE; this comes from the coding sequence ATGCGCGATTTAAAAGTAACGATCATTCAAAGCGAACTGGCCTGGGAAGACATTGCGGCAAACCTGGCGGCGTTTGACCGCAAGATCGACGCGATCCGGGAAGAGACGCATCTTATCATTTTGCCGGAGATGTTTACCACCGGTTTTTCCATGAAGGCCGCAAAACTTGCCCAGGGCATGAACGGTTCTGCCGTCCAGTGGCTTCAGCAAAAATCCAGACAGATGCATGCGGACATCGTCGGCAGTGTCATTATCAAAGATAACGGACTTTTTTTAAACCGCCTGTTGTGGGCCAAGCCGGACAGCCGGCTCATCACCTACGATAAAAGACATCTTTTTCGGATGTTGGGCGAAGAAAAAGTATACAGCGCCGGCGATAAAACCGTTACCGTCGATTTGCAAGGCTGGAAGATCCGACCGTTTATCTGTTATGACCTGCGCTTTCCGGCCTGGACCAGAAACATCTCCAACCGGTTTGATATGGCGATCTTTGTCGCCAACTGGCCGGAAAGGCGCGCCTTGCACTGGAAGGCCCTGCTGCTGGCGCGAGCCATTGAAAACCAGTGCTATGTCATCGGCGTCAACCGCGTCGGGACCGACGGCAACGGCTTAACTTACAGGGGAGACTCTTCGATTATCGATCCGGCCGGGAAAATTCTCTTTCAGAAAGAGTACAAGGATTGCATGTATACAGCGGTGTTATCCCATAATGAACTGCGGGCGTACCGGGAATCCTTCCCGGCCTGGATGGATGCGGACACGGATCTGGTTCAAATCCCTGAATGA